GCGGACTTTTCGCAGGGGAATGCTTTTTTGTCCTTCCGGGGTAGCATTTGGGGCGGAAGACCTGCCTTGAATTCAAAAGCCCCCGGAACATCTTCCGGAGGCTTTCGGGAGAAGCGCACCCTTGAAGATGCGCCTGACTTCATAGGCTGTTAATGGTGGCCGTGATGGTCACCGCAATGGCACGAATGCTTGTTGCCGGTTTCCCCGTCAGAGGAGGGAGCCTTTGACCGGCAGCAGCCGGAGCAACCGCCGCAGCACGATTTCCCCTTGGAGAAAAAGGTGCGGTAAATGGCATAGCAGAATGCCAGGAAAATCAGGGTTCCGATGATATATGTAGCCATGATGAATAGGAATTAATGGATTGATTTCTTGGGGGCCGCTTTGCGGAAGATCAGGTAAAGGCCTCCCACCAGGCCGATCAGGGCGACGACCTGTCCCGTGCCGAACGTGCCGTCTCGGACAAGGATGCCCAGCTGGTACACCAGGAAGGCCACGTAATAGGCCCAGCCACAGAGCCAGAGAATGGCGAACCATGTCCATTTGGCGCTGTTCATTTCCCGGCGCATAGCGCCCATGGCCGCAAAGCACGGAGCGCACAGCAGGTTGAAGAGGAGGAAGGAGAATGCCACGATGGAGTCGCCCCCCAGTGCATTGGCGGCACGGAGCACCCCGGCGGTGGCTTTTTCTTCCTGAGCCTCTTCATCAAGCGCTTCTTCTTCAGCCGCGGCGGAAGCTTGTTCGCTGCCGGACGGTTCATCGGCGGCGGATGCCGGAGCTTCCCCTTCCGGAACGGAGGCGGCTTCTTCCCGGGTCCGGCTGGAATTCCATGTGTCCAGGGCGGCTACTGTCAGGGCGCTGAGAGCGTTGCCCTGTGTGAAGAGGCTGAATTCCGGTTCCGCCGGGGCTTCCTCCTCCTCTTCTTCAATGTCTGTGCTGTACAGCATGCTCATGGTGGCTACCACGTTTTCCTTGGCGATCAGGCCCGTAATCGTGGCTACCGTGGGCTTCCAGTCGCGCACGTCATTTCCCGCTTGCGCCCACCCCAGGGGGGCAAACACGGGGGAGACCGCGCCGCCGATGCCCGCCAGCATGCTCTTTTCAATGGGGAGAGTGGCGGAACCTTCCTCCGTGGAGGCGGTGGCTTCGGCATGGTCTTCATCCAGATAGGTCATGCTCCAGTCATGGCTCTGAAGGAACCAGATGAGGGCGCAGGCAAGGAAAATAACCGTACCTGCCTTTTGGACGAACGCCTTGCATCGTTCGATCGCCCGAAGGCTGACGTTGGAAACCGCCGGAGTATGGTAGGCGGGGAGCTCCATCACGAAGGGCGCGGGGTCCCCGGCAAAGAGGGAACTTTTTTTCAGGATAATGCCGGAGACGATGATGGAAGCCAAGCCGATGAAGTAGGCGCTGGTGGTGACGAGGCCCGTGTCTTCCGGAAAGAAGGCGAAGGCCAGCACGGCAATGATCGGGATTTTGGCCCCGCAGGGCATATTGGTCGTCAGGATGATCGTCATGCGGCGGTCCTTCTCGTTTTCAATCGTGCGGGTGGCCATGATGCCGGGAACGCCGCAACCCATGGAAACGAGCATGGGGATGAAGGACTTTCCGGAAAGGCCGAATTTGCGGAAAATCCGGTCCATGACGAACGCTACGCGCGCCATGTACCCGCAGTCTTCAAGGATGGCCATGCAGAGGAAAAGCACCGCCATTTGAGGCAGGAAGCCGAGCACGGCGCCCACCCCGTTGACAATGGCGTTCTGGACGAAGTCCACCAGCTTGTGGTCGCAGTTCAGCGCGAGCGTCCCGAGCAGCGCTATGCCGAAGGAGACGAGGGAGAGCACGATGTACTGCACCCAGAAGGAGGCGACGCCCGTGCGCCCTTTAAGGGAGAAAATGTGGGCCAGATTCTTGCGGGAGAAGGGGGACTTGTCCGGAACGGGTCCGAATTCGTTCTTGTTCCTGGCGCCGGGCTTGAACAGGCAGAGAGCCAGAAGAGCGGCGTTGGCCGCAGCCAGTACCCACATCAGGGGCTTGTAGAGGAACAGGAGAACGGCTCCCAGTGCGGAGGTCAGGCCTTTCACGCAGGAATCGTAAAATTCCATGATGGAGGAAAGGGTGCCGATGACGGCTCCTTCATCGCTTTTCTCTCCTTCTTCCGCCGGTTCCGCCGCTTCTCCGGCGGGAGCGTCGGCTGCTGTGGCAACGGCAGTGTGAGCATTGGAGGTTTCCCCTTCTTCCGCTGCCGTGCTTTGGGAGTCGGCGGGGATGGCGGCGGGAGCTTCCATGGGCACGGTGTTTTCTTCGGAAGCCTCTTCCTCCTCAACGTTGGGCATCACGATGAACGCCAGAATAAAGGGAATGATGGTCAGATACATCCATGCCCCCTTGAGATTCAGGTCGTGCAGCCGGCGCAGGAGAAGCGGGAACAGCATGATCATGGAGAGAATGACGGCAATGAAGGCCACCAGGCCGATCCCTGCCGGGGCCGTGCCGATGAAGCCGTCCACCCAGGGGCCGACGATTTCCCCGAAGAAGGTGTCGTTGGCCCAGCCCGTGCCCCAGTCGCCCACCGTATTGATGGAAAGATAGTAAACGGCCCACATGACCAGGAAGAAAATGGGAAGGGCCAGAATGCGGTGGGTGACGATCCTGTCTA
This genomic stretch from Akkermansia biwaensis harbors:
- a CDS encoding ferrous iron transporter B; translated protein: MDNITIALAGNPNCGKTTLFNALTGASQYVGNWPGVTVERKAGKLNEYPEIEVQDLPGIYSLSPYTLEEVISRDYLVRDEPSVIVDLVDATNLERNLYLTTQLQELGRPIIVALNMADLMARRGITIDKARLSQALHCQVVEISALKGTGIKELVELAVKTAKNPEASPAQPVRFDDTVEKALSRIAEYLSCDPDLKRWYAIKLFERDPKVVEHLHLDGQASQAIEQIIISVEEEMDDDSESIITSERYTAIAAIVKESQTKKHMGLSVSDKIDRIVTHRILALPIFFLVMWAVYYLSINTVGDWGTGWANDTFFGEIVGPWVDGFIGTAPAGIGLVAFIAVILSMIMLFPLLLRRLHDLNLKGAWMYLTIIPFILAFIVMPNVEEEEASEENTVPMEAPAAIPADSQSTAAEEGETSNAHTAVATAADAPAGEAAEPAEEGEKSDEGAVIGTLSSIMEFYDSCVKGLTSALGAVLLFLYKPLMWVLAAANAALLALCLFKPGARNKNEFGPVPDKSPFSRKNLAHIFSLKGRTGVASFWVQYIVLSLVSFGIALLGTLALNCDHKLVDFVQNAIVNGVGAVLGFLPQMAVLFLCMAILEDCGYMARVAFVMDRIFRKFGLSGKSFIPMLVSMGCGVPGIMATRTIENEKDRRMTIILTTNMPCGAKIPIIAVLAFAFFPEDTGLVTTSAYFIGLASIIVSGIILKKSSLFAGDPAPFVMELPAYHTPAVSNVSLRAIERCKAFVQKAGTVIFLACALIWFLQSHDWSMTYLDEDHAEATASTEEGSATLPIEKSMLAGIGGAVSPVFAPLGWAQAGNDVRDWKPTVATITGLIAKENVVATMSMLYSTDIEEEEEEAPAEPEFSLFTQGNALSALTVAALDTWNSSRTREEAASVPEGEAPASAADEPSGSEQASAAAEEEALDEEAQEEKATAGVLRAANALGGDSIVAFSFLLFNLLCAPCFAAMGAMRREMNSAKWTWFAILWLCGWAYYVAFLVYQLGILVRDGTFGTGQVVALIGLVGGLYLIFRKAAPKKSIH